A single genomic interval of Noviherbaspirillum cavernae harbors:
- the rplU gene encoding 50S ribosomal protein L21, which yields MYAVIKTGGKQYKVAAGEKLKVEQIPADIGSEITLDQVLAVGAGDTIKFGAPLVEGAKVQATVVAHGRHDKVKIFKMRRRKHYQKRQGHRQNYTELQIVSINA from the coding sequence ATGTACGCGGTCATAAAAACCGGCGGCAAACAATACAAGGTTGCTGCTGGTGAAAAACTCAAAGTAGAACAGATACCGGCTGACATTGGTTCCGAAATCACCCTTGATCAAGTGCTCGCAGTGGGCGCTGGTGACACCATCAAATTTGGTGCGCCGCTGGTTGAAGGTGCCAAGGTCCAGGCTACGGTAGTGGCGCACGGTCGCCACGATAAGGTCAAGATTTTCAAGATGCGTCGTCGCAAGCACTACCAGAAGCGTCAAGGCCATCGTCAAAATTACACCGAATTGCAAATCGTCTCGATCAACGCCTGA
- the rpmA gene encoding 50S ribosomal protein L27, translated as MAHKKGGGTTRNGRDSESKRLGVKVYGGQAINAGGIIIRQRGTRVHAGENVGMGKDHTLFALVDGKVQFTTKGAAQRHTVMVVPA; from the coding sequence ATGGCACACAAAAAAGGCGGCGGCACTACGCGCAACGGTCGCGATTCCGAGTCGAAACGACTGGGCGTCAAAGTTTACGGCGGCCAGGCTATCAACGCAGGCGGCATCATCATTCGTCAGCGCGGCACGCGTGTGCACGCTGGTGAGAACGTCGGCATGGGCAAGGACCACACTCTGTTCGCACTGGTCGACGGCAAGGTGCAGTTCACCACCAAGGGCGCAGCGCAGCGTCACACTGTGATGGTCGTGCCTGCTTGA
- a CDS encoding EAL domain-containing protein, whose amino-acid sequence MDTNPQPKPGSNGPQTALRQLADSASMLAWMPEPRSEEELRRREERLRSLMDLSTDWYWETDEDDRFTFISDSMQRLIGLHPSIIIGKTRLDLAIDHSHPDLVKCCEKVARREPFRNIQYATNLSANGVMRYTSISGEPVFEDEVFRGYRGVGRDVTAEVDVATQLSLLAAENKALVENSLDIMMLFDKTGKILRVNEAVMDVLGYQPVEVLGKRYLDFIVAEDREKTRTIGARLNRDTNTIRDVEFRCACKDGRVVHLSLSVRWSDDRRLTYATARDLTGRYRARAELDKSNKRLFSMLESIGDAFVAIDREWRVTYVNRRTARFIGRRRDALIGKTLWEAAPELLTSSVFAYCRKAMETRRNTFFEVYYEAAHTWIEVRAYPYDGGLSVFFHDISARRAAERTIRQSEQRLREVIELTPAGYLLADAQSRLVAVNPALCDLSGYSEEELIGESMTRLFPSYPGASAASVQENAASAHGMEATLRHKHGHLCYVLINANTFRDAEKNTLSLTAFVTDITQRKQAEARLEQLATRDVLTGLPNRAALNEQLQSMLDASQQQSVAIMFIDLDRFKEVNDSMGHEPGDVLLREVACRLQKSTRPNDIVARLGGDEFVVAAPCSKGAESAAKIVGKLFAALAAPVDIAGQEVFVGASIGISMFPQDGQTKELLFQNADTAMYRAKAAGRNGYRFFEAEMSVEAKTRMALEHALRRALERGEFELHYQPRLDLKTMAIVGMEALIRWNHPQLGRVSPLQFIPIAEERGLIEAIGQWVLEEACTQTRRLMDKFGRSLRLSVNLSARQLRSADLPQQVAACLNKTGLPAHLLELELTESALIEDMEISTAVLKELKTLGISLSVDDFGTGYSALAYLRRFPLDTLKLDRSFVNQENGEIDSLKFIKAFVDLAHALNLSVVAEGVETKETLQCLREASCDEAQGYLFARPLPFNALEEFLSRLPAHEPNH is encoded by the coding sequence ATGGACACTAATCCTCAGCCCAAGCCAGGTTCAAACGGCCCGCAGACCGCACTGCGACAACTCGCCGATTCGGCAAGTATGCTGGCGTGGATGCCAGAGCCTCGCTCCGAGGAAGAACTCCGGAGGCGCGAGGAACGCTTACGCAGCCTGATGGACTTGTCCACCGACTGGTACTGGGAGACGGATGAAGATGACCGCTTCACGTTTATCTCGGATAGCATGCAGCGTTTGATTGGGTTGCACCCGAGCATCATCATTGGAAAAACGCGGCTTGATCTGGCGATTGACCACAGCCACCCGGACCTGGTGAAATGCTGCGAAAAGGTCGCAAGGCGCGAGCCGTTCAGAAACATCCAGTATGCAACCAATCTGTCGGCCAACGGGGTGATGCGCTACACGAGCATCTCTGGCGAACCGGTGTTCGAAGACGAGGTGTTCAGGGGATATCGCGGCGTCGGGCGCGACGTGACAGCGGAAGTCGACGTGGCGACGCAGCTTTCGCTTCTCGCCGCCGAGAACAAGGCGCTGGTCGAGAACTCGCTCGACATCATGATGCTGTTCGATAAAACGGGAAAAATACTGCGCGTCAACGAAGCAGTCATGGACGTGCTCGGCTACCAACCGGTGGAAGTGCTCGGCAAGCGTTACCTGGATTTCATTGTCGCGGAAGACCGGGAGAAAACGAGAACGATTGGCGCCCGCCTGAATAGAGACACGAATACCATCCGCGATGTTGAGTTCCGTTGCGCTTGCAAGGATGGCCGTGTCGTCCATCTTTCGCTGTCCGTGCGCTGGTCCGACGACCGGCGGCTGACCTACGCGACGGCGCGCGATCTCACCGGGCGATACCGCGCACGCGCCGAACTGGACAAGTCCAACAAACGCCTGTTCTCGATGCTTGAGAGTATCGGCGATGCATTCGTCGCCATTGACCGGGAATGGCGGGTCACCTACGTCAACCGCAGGACGGCCCGCTTCATCGGTCGCAGGCGCGACGCGCTGATCGGCAAGACCTTGTGGGAAGCTGCACCGGAATTGCTGACCTCCTCCGTATTCGCGTACTGCCGCAAAGCGATGGAAACGCGCAGGAACACCTTCTTCGAGGTCTACTACGAAGCTGCGCACACGTGGATCGAAGTACGCGCCTATCCCTACGACGGCGGGCTGTCGGTCTTCTTCCACGATATCTCCGCCCGGCGCGCGGCGGAGCGGACGATTCGCCAAAGCGAACAGCGCTTGCGGGAAGTCATCGAATTGACGCCGGCCGGCTATCTGCTTGCCGATGCGCAGTCCCGGCTTGTCGCCGTCAATCCGGCACTTTGCGATCTCTCCGGCTACAGCGAGGAAGAGCTTATCGGCGAAAGCATGACGAGGCTGTTTCCCTCATACCCCGGCGCATCCGCGGCGTCCGTCCAGGAGAACGCCGCGTCGGCCCACGGCATGGAAGCCACGCTCCGACACAAGCACGGCCATCTTTGCTACGTGCTGATCAACGCCAACACCTTCCGCGACGCCGAAAAGAACACCTTGTCGCTCACGGCCTTCGTCACCGACATCACGCAGCGCAAGCAGGCGGAGGCGCGCCTTGAGCAACTCGCGACCCGCGATGTCCTCACCGGCCTGCCGAACCGCGCCGCGCTCAACGAGCAGCTGCAATCCATGCTCGACGCCTCGCAGCAGCAATCGGTGGCGATCATGTTCATCGACCTGGACCGCTTCAAGGAAGTGAACGACTCGATGGGTCATGAGCCGGGCGACGTGCTGCTGCGCGAGGTAGCATGCCGGCTGCAAAAGAGCACGCGGCCGAACGATATCGTCGCGCGGCTTGGCGGCGACGAATTCGTGGTGGCGGCGCCTTGTTCAAAGGGTGCAGAATCGGCCGCAAAAATCGTGGGAAAACTCTTCGCGGCGCTCGCCGCGCCTGTCGATATCGCGGGCCAGGAAGTGTTCGTCGGCGCCTCCATCGGCATCAGCATGTTCCCGCAGGACGGACAAACCAAGGAATTGCTGTTCCAGAATGCCGACACCGCGATGTACCGCGCGAAAGCGGCCGGGCGCAATGGCTACCGTTTCTTCGAGGCGGAAATGAGCGTCGAGGCAAAAACCAGGATGGCACTCGAACATGCCTTGCGCCGCGCCCTCGAGCGCGGCGAATTCGAGCTGCACTACCAGCCTCGGCTGGACCTGAAGACCATGGCGATCGTCGGCATGGAGGCGCTGATCCGCTGGAACCACCCACAACTCGGACGCGTGTCGCCGCTGCAGTTCATCCCCATCGCCGAGGAAAGAGGACTCATCGAGGCGATCGGGCAATGGGTGCTGGAAGAAGCGTGCACGCAGACGCGGCGGTTGATGGACAAGTTCGGCCGCAGCTTGCGCTTGTCGGTCAACCTGTCCGCACGCCAGCTGAGAAGCGCCGATTTGCCGCAGCAAGTGGCCGCGTGCCTGAACAAGACCGGGTTGCCTGCGCATTTGCTGGAACTGGAACTCACTGAAAGCGCACTGATCGAGGACATGGAGATTTCCACGGCTGTCCTGAAGGAACTGAAGACTCTCGGCATATCGCTCTCGGTCGACGATTTCGGCACCGGATATTCGGCGCTGGCCTATTTGCGGCGCTTCCCGCTGGACACGCTGAAGCTTGACCGCTCGTTCGTGAATCAGGAGAACGGCGAAATCGACAGCCTCAAGTTCATCAAGGCCTTCGTCGATCTGGCCCACGCCCTCAACCTGTCGGTGGTCGCGGAAGGCGTCGAGACGAAGGAGACGCTGCAATGCCTGCGCGAAGCCAGTTGCGACGAGGCGCAGGGTTATCTGTTCGCCCGGCCCTTGCCGTTCAACGCGCTGGAAGAATTTTTGTCGCGTCTGCCGGCGCACGAGCCAAATCATTGA
- a CDS encoding type II secretion system F family protein, producing MATAARRTSGAGQIKEAIFAWEGKDRSGKIVKGELRANGEASVNANLRRQGILVTKVKKKTFRSGRKITEKDITLFTRQLATMMKAGVPLLQAFDIVSKGNANPSVSKLIQDIRADVETGSSLNQAFRKFPLYFDNLFCNLVAAGEQAGILEDLLTRLAVYKEKTLAIKGKIKSALFYPISILVVAFVVTSVIMIWVVPAFKEVFKSFGADLPAPTLFVMAISDFFVSYWYIIFGSLFGALYLFFQSWRRSLNVQRFMDRTLLKVPVFGDVIRKATIARWTRTLATMFAAGVPLVESLDSVGGASGNAVYIDATKKIQTEVSTGTSLTAAMQNSDVFPNMVTQMVAIGEESGALDQMLGKVADFYEQEVDDAVESLSSLMEPIIMVILGVLIGGLVVAMYLPIFKLGSVV from the coding sequence ATGGCAACTGCAGCGCGTAGAACCTCAGGCGCAGGCCAGATCAAGGAAGCCATCTTTGCATGGGAAGGCAAGGACAGGAGCGGCAAGATCGTCAAAGGCGAGTTGCGCGCGAACGGCGAAGCGAGCGTCAACGCGAACTTGCGGCGGCAAGGCATCCTCGTCACCAAGGTCAAGAAAAAGACCTTCCGCAGCGGCAGGAAGATCACGGAAAAGGACATCACGCTCTTCACGCGTCAGCTTGCAACGATGATGAAGGCCGGCGTGCCGTTGCTGCAAGCCTTCGATATCGTCTCGAAAGGCAATGCGAACCCCTCCGTCTCCAAGCTCATTCAGGATATCCGCGCCGACGTCGAAACCGGCAGCAGTCTCAACCAGGCATTCCGCAAATTCCCGCTGTACTTCGACAACCTGTTCTGCAACCTCGTCGCCGCCGGCGAACAGGCCGGCATTCTCGAGGATCTGCTGACGCGCCTCGCGGTCTACAAGGAAAAGACCCTCGCCATCAAGGGCAAGATCAAGTCGGCCCTGTTCTATCCGATTTCCATTCTGGTGGTCGCCTTCGTCGTCACCTCGGTCATCATGATCTGGGTGGTGCCGGCGTTCAAGGAAGTGTTCAAGAGCTTTGGCGCGGATCTGCCGGCACCGACCCTGTTCGTGATGGCGATCTCGGATTTCTTTGTCAGCTACTGGTACATCATCTTCGGCTCGCTGTTCGGCGCGCTGTATCTGTTCTTCCAGTCATGGAGGCGTTCGCTCAACGTGCAGCGTTTCATGGACCGGACGCTGCTCAAGGTTCCCGTCTTCGGCGACGTCATCCGCAAGGCCACGATCGCGCGCTGGACGCGCACGCTGGCTACCATGTTCGCGGCGGGCGTGCCCCTGGTCGAGTCGCTCGATTCGGTCGGCGGCGCATCGGGTAACGCGGTCTATATCGACGCCACGAAAAAGATCCAGACCGAGGTCAGCACCGGCACCAGCCTGACGGCGGCGATGCAGAATTCCGATGTCTTCCCGAACATGGTGACGCAGATGGTCGCGATCGGCGAGGAATCCGGCGCGCTGGACCAGATGCTGGGCAAGGTCGCCGATTTTTATGAACAGGAAGTCGACGATGCAGTGGAATCGCTGTCGAGCCTGATGGAGCCGATCATCATGGTCATCCTGGGCGTGCTGATCGGCGGCCTGGTCGTCGCGATGTATCTGCCTATCTTCAAACTGGGGTCTGTTGTCTGA
- the coaE gene encoding dephospho-CoA kinase (Dephospho-CoA kinase (CoaE) performs the final step in coenzyme A biosynthesis.), producing the protein MSHPAHSRVRFSIGLTGGIGSGKSTVADLFAARGAAVIDTDLIAHQLTAPGGAAIAAIRTQFGDAFITSDGAMNRAKVREHVFAEPEAKTRLEAILHPLIRIETERAAAVTKSAYLMFVVPLLVESGSWKTRVSRVLVIDCPEELQISRVMTRSGLSESQVRAIMAAQVPRATRLAAADDIITNDGSAEALTSQVDRLHALYAALAVENT; encoded by the coding sequence ATGTCACATCCGGCTCATTCGCGCGTCCGATTTTCAATCGGACTGACCGGCGGAATAGGCAGCGGCAAGAGCACTGTCGCGGACTTGTTCGCAGCACGCGGAGCCGCCGTCATCGACACTGATCTGATTGCCCACCAGCTGACTGCTCCAGGCGGCGCAGCCATCGCGGCCATCCGTACGCAATTCGGCGATGCATTCATCACGTCTGACGGCGCGATGAACCGTGCGAAGGTGCGCGAGCATGTGTTTGCCGAGCCCGAGGCAAAGACGCGTCTGGAGGCGATTCTGCATCCGCTGATCCGCATCGAAACCGAACGCGCCGCAGCCGTGACCAAAAGCGCTTACCTCATGTTCGTGGTGCCGCTGCTGGTCGAGTCGGGCTCATGGAAAACGCGCGTGTCGCGCGTGCTGGTCATCGACTGCCCGGAAGAACTTCAGATCAGCCGCGTGATGACTCGCAGCGGATTGAGCGAGTCGCAGGTGCGCGCCATCATGGCGGCGCAGGTGCCGCGCGCAACGCGGCTTGCGGCGGCAGATGACATCATCACGAACGACGGCAGCGCGGAGGCACTGACATCGCAGGTGGACCGGCTGCATGCGCTCTATGCTGCGTTGGCAGTGGAAAATACCTAG
- the obgE gene encoding GTPase ObgE: MKFIDEAKIEVIAGDGGNGVASFCREKFRPFGGPDGGDGGKGGSIWVLADRNINTLVDYRYARLHKAKNGENGRGSDCYGKGADDIELRMPVGTLITDYNNGEIIADLTEHGQMVLLAKGGEGGWGNIHFKSSTNRAPRQKSDGKEGEQRELRLELKVLADVGLLGMPNAGKSTFISAVSNARPKVADYPFTTLHPNLGVVRVSHEKSFVIADIPGLIEGAAEGAGLGHQFLRHLQRTRLLLHIVDLAPFEDTVDPVKEAKAIVKELKKYDESLFEKPRWLVLNKLDVVPEDDRKKRVKDFVKRFGWKGPVFEISALTRDGCEDLVVAIYEYLAEQRQQEHRSEETQMVEEARSITSIDPDDPRFKVFE, from the coding sequence ATGAAGTTCATCGACGAAGCAAAAATCGAAGTCATTGCGGGAGACGGCGGCAACGGCGTCGCGTCGTTTTGCCGCGAAAAATTCCGTCCGTTCGGCGGCCCCGACGGCGGCGACGGCGGCAAGGGCGGCAGCATCTGGGTGCTCGCCGACCGCAACATCAATACATTGGTGGATTACCGCTACGCGCGCTTGCACAAGGCGAAAAATGGCGAAAACGGCCGCGGCTCCGATTGCTACGGCAAGGGGGCGGACGATATCGAATTGCGCATGCCTGTCGGTACCCTGATTACCGACTACAACAACGGTGAAATCATTGCCGATCTGACCGAGCACGGCCAGATGGTGCTGCTCGCCAAAGGCGGTGAAGGCGGCTGGGGCAATATCCATTTCAAATCCTCCACCAATCGTGCGCCGCGCCAAAAGTCGGATGGCAAGGAAGGCGAGCAGCGTGAATTGCGTCTTGAGTTGAAAGTCCTGGCAGACGTTGGCTTGCTTGGCATGCCAAACGCGGGCAAGTCGACTTTCATCAGCGCGGTGTCAAACGCTCGGCCAAAGGTCGCCGACTATCCATTCACGACTTTGCATCCCAATCTTGGCGTGGTGCGCGTCAGTCACGAAAAGAGCTTCGTGATCGCTGATATTCCAGGTCTGATTGAGGGTGCGGCCGAAGGTGCCGGTCTGGGGCATCAATTCCTGCGCCATTTGCAGCGTACCCGGCTGCTGCTGCATATCGTCGATCTGGCACCGTTCGAAGACACAGTCGATCCGGTCAAGGAAGCCAAGGCGATTGTCAAGGAACTGAAGAAATACGACGAATCGCTCTTTGAAAAGCCGCGCTGGCTGGTGTTGAACAAGCTGGATGTGGTGCCGGAAGATGATCGGAAGAAACGGGTCAAGGATTTCGTCAAGCGCTTCGGCTGGAAGGGCCCGGTGTTCGAAATTTCCGCGTTGACGCGTGACGGCTGCGAAGATCTGGTGGTCGCGATCTATGAGTATCTGGCTGAACAGCGCCAGCAGGAACACCGCTCGGAAGAAACGCAGATGGTGGAAGAGGCGCGCAGCATCACCTCCATCGATCCGGACGATCCGCGTTTCAAGGTTTTTGAATAA
- a CDS encoding prepilin peptidase, translating into MLDGVLFAPPGNAVVALCAGVFGLLIGSFLNVVIHRLPKMMQRESDNYVAHESGKPLPHTDRYNLVVPRSACPHCGHPITALENIPVISYLFLRGKCVKCKTPISARYPIVELVTGALSAVLVWHFGSGLAGLATLVFAYLLIAMTFIDADTQLLPDDLTFPLLWCGLLVNLNGAFVPLSDAVIGAAAGYLTLWGVYWLFKLATGKEGMGYGDFKLLAALGAWLGWKMLPVIILLSSAVGAIVGIALIVFARRGRENPIPFGPYLAAAGMLALFYGKTITEAYLGFAV; encoded by the coding sequence ATGCTTGATGGAGTCTTGTTTGCCCCGCCGGGCAATGCGGTTGTCGCACTATGCGCCGGAGTATTCGGTCTGTTGATCGGCAGTTTCCTGAACGTGGTGATCCATCGCCTGCCGAAAATGATGCAGCGCGAATCGGACAACTATGTCGCGCATGAAAGCGGCAAGCCCTTGCCGCATACCGACCGTTACAACCTGGTGGTGCCGCGCTCCGCGTGCCCGCATTGCGGACATCCGATCACTGCGCTGGAAAACATTCCGGTCATCAGCTATCTGTTCTTGCGCGGCAAGTGCGTGAAATGCAAGACACCCATCTCGGCACGCTATCCAATTGTCGAACTCGTGACCGGCGCGTTATCTGCCGTTCTCGTCTGGCATTTCGGCAGCGGGCTTGCCGGCCTCGCGACCCTTGTGTTTGCCTACCTCTTGATCGCAATGACCTTCATCGATGCAGATACGCAATTGCTGCCGGATGACCTGACTTTCCCGCTGCTGTGGTGCGGCTTGCTCGTCAACCTGAACGGCGCCTTCGTGCCGCTGTCCGATGCCGTGATCGGCGCTGCCGCCGGTTACCTGACGCTGTGGGGTGTATATTGGCTGTTCAAGCTCGCCACCGGCAAGGAAGGCATGGGATACGGCGATTTCAAGCTGCTCGCGGCACTCGGTGCATGGCTCGGCTGGAAAATGCTGCCGGTCATCATCCTGCTGTCGTCGGCGGTCGGTGCAATTGTCGGTATTGCCTTGATCGTGTTTGCAAGACGCGGACGCGAAAATCCGATCCCCTTCGGCCCGTATCTGGCGGCTGCCGGGATGCTCGCACTCTTTTACGGCAAGACGATTACCGAAGCCTATCTCGGCTTCGCCGTATAA
- the ispB gene encoding octaprenyl diphosphate synthase, with protein MSAAPSSATQTTIIESIAADMDAVNTVIRRQLHSDVPLVNQIADYIISAGGKRIRPVLVLLVANAFGYRGTHHHNLAAVVEFIHTATLLHDDVVDESSLRRGRQTANALFGNAASVLVGDFVYSRAFQMMVAVGELRVMQILADATNVIAEGEVLQLLNMHDPDVTEERYLQVIRSKTAKLFEAAAQLGALIAGAQDEEIEAAAEYGRSLGTAFQLIDDVLDYSGNATDIGKNVGDDLREGKPTLPLIYLMQHGTPEQRMLVRACIESGDEKHFDDVLAAITSSGALDYTRREAAQAAQRAAASIADLPDSQFKDSLLELCAFAVGRNH; from the coding sequence TTGTCTGCCGCCCCTTCATCCGCCACCCAAACCACCATCATTGAATCGATTGCCGCCGATATGGATGCCGTCAATACGGTAATCCGCCGGCAGCTGCATTCCGACGTTCCCCTGGTGAACCAGATCGCGGACTACATCATCAGCGCTGGCGGCAAGCGGATTCGCCCTGTATTGGTGCTGCTGGTGGCGAACGCGTTCGGCTACCGCGGCACTCACCACCACAACCTCGCCGCCGTGGTCGAGTTCATCCATACCGCGACCCTGCTGCACGACGATGTCGTGGACGAATCGTCCTTGCGCCGGGGGCGCCAGACGGCTAATGCGCTGTTTGGAAACGCAGCTTCGGTTCTGGTTGGCGATTTCGTCTATTCGCGGGCCTTCCAGATGATGGTCGCAGTCGGTGAGTTGCGCGTGATGCAGATCCTGGCGGACGCCACCAACGTGATCGCCGAAGGCGAGGTGCTGCAGCTCCTGAACATGCACGATCCCGACGTGACCGAGGAACGCTACCTGCAGGTAATTCGGTCGAAGACGGCCAAGCTGTTTGAGGCGGCGGCCCAACTGGGCGCATTGATCGCCGGCGCACAGGACGAGGAAATCGAGGCCGCCGCCGAATACGGGCGCTCTTTGGGAACCGCGTTCCAGTTGATCGACGATGTGCTGGACTACTCAGGCAACGCAACGGACATCGGCAAGAATGTCGGCGACGATCTGCGCGAAGGCAAGCCGACGTTGCCCCTGATTTACCTGATGCAGCATGGCACACCGGAGCAGCGCATGCTGGTCCGTGCCTGCATTGAAAGCGGCGATGAAAAGCACTTCGACGACGTGCTGGCAGCGATCACCAGTTCCGGCGCGCTTGACTACACCAGGCGCGAGGCAGCGCAAGCGGCTCAACGCGCTGCAGCGTCGATCGCCGACCTGCCTGATAGTCAATTCAAGGATTCTTTGCTAGAATTATGCGCTTTCGCGGTTGGCCGTAATCATTGA
- the pilB gene encoding type IV-A pilus assembly ATPase PilB — translation MAAVLPNQAPQTAVSGLARALVQAGRLSAQQAETLNKKAVTDKAPFIDVLLDSNSMNARALATFCSETFGYPFLDFSVFNPGYLAENVIDPKLMQKHRAVALARRGNKVTVAISDPTNTQTLDQIKFQTELTVEPVIVEHPALLQLIDKLNQSAEQNLDELIGDDLDIDLSAEEMSAPVDAATTDIDDAPVVKFLQKILIDAINMGASDLHFEPFEKFYRIRFRVDGVLREIAQPPLAIKDKLASRIKVISKLDISEKRVPQDGRMKLVLSKNRAIDFRVSTLPTLFGEKIVMRILDATQAQMGIESLGYDADQKELLLNAIQRPYGMVLVTGPTGSGKTVSLYTCLNILNKPGINIATAEDPAEINVPGVNQVNVNDRAGLTFSVALKAFLRQDPDIIMVGEIRDLETADIAIKAAQTGHMVFSTLHTNDAPSTLTRLMNMGVAPFNIASSVIMITAQRLARRLCSCKQTAAIPDEALIEAGFTEDELDGTWVPYKPVGCERCNGSGYKGRVGIYQVMPISEEIERIILAHGTALEIEEQARRDGVRTLREAGLVKVKQGLTSLEEVLSCTNE, via the coding sequence ATGGCGGCAGTTCTTCCCAATCAAGCTCCACAGACAGCCGTGTCAGGGCTTGCACGCGCATTGGTACAAGCCGGCCGCCTGTCCGCGCAACAGGCCGAGACGCTGAACAAGAAAGCCGTCACGGACAAAGCGCCCTTCATCGATGTGCTGCTGGACAGCAACAGCATGAATGCGCGGGCGCTGGCCACCTTCTGTTCTGAAACCTTCGGCTATCCCTTCCTCGACTTTTCGGTATTCAATCCCGGCTACCTGGCGGAAAACGTCATCGACCCGAAGCTGATGCAAAAGCATCGGGCCGTCGCACTCGCCAGACGCGGCAACAAGGTCACGGTCGCGATCTCCGATCCGACCAATACGCAGACGCTCGATCAGATCAAGTTCCAGACCGAATTGACGGTTGAGCCGGTGATCGTCGAGCACCCCGCCCTCCTGCAACTGATCGACAAGCTCAACCAGAGTGCGGAGCAGAATCTCGATGAGTTGATTGGCGACGACCTCGACATCGACCTCTCCGCGGAGGAGATGAGCGCACCGGTCGATGCGGCCACCACCGACATCGACGACGCGCCGGTCGTCAAGTTCCTGCAGAAGATCCTGATCGATGCCATCAACATGGGCGCATCGGACTTGCATTTCGAACCGTTCGAAAAGTTTTACCGCATCCGTTTCCGCGTCGACGGCGTATTGCGCGAGATCGCCCAGCCGCCGCTGGCGATCAAGGACAAGCTCGCCTCCCGCATCAAGGTCATTTCCAAGCTGGACATCTCCGAAAAGCGCGTGCCGCAGGACGGCCGCATGAAGCTGGTGCTGTCGAAGAACCGCGCCATCGATTTCCGCGTCAGCACCCTGCCGACCCTGTTCGGCGAGAAGATCGTGATGCGTATTCTCGATGCGACGCAGGCGCAGATGGGCATCGAATCGCTCGGTTACGACGCCGACCAGAAAGAGCTGCTGCTGAATGCCATTCAGCGCCCCTACGGCATGGTGCTGGTGACCGGCCCGACCGGCTCCGGCAAGACGGTGTCCCTGTACACCTGCCTGAACATCCTCAACAAGCCGGGCATCAATATCGCCACCGCAGAAGACCCGGCCGAAATCAACGTTCCAGGCGTCAACCAGGTCAATGTGAACGACCGCGCCGGGTTGACGTTTTCCGTGGCATTGAAGGCCTTCCTGCGGCAGGATCCGGACATCATCATGGTGGGCGAAATTCGTGACCTCGAAACGGCGGATATCGCAATCAAGGCCGCGCAGACCGGTCACATGGTGTTCTCGACGCTGCACACGAATGACGCCCCCTCGACGCTGACGCGCCTGATGAACATGGGTGTCGCGCCTTTCAACATCGCGTCGTCAGTCATCATGATCACGGCGCAGCGCCTCGCACGCCGCCTTTGTTCCTGCAAGCAGACCGCGGCGATCCCCGACGAGGCGCTGATCGAAGCCGGCTTCACCGAAGATGAGCTGGACGGCACATGGGTGCCCTACAAGCCGGTCGGCTGCGAGCGCTGCAACGGCTCCGGTTACAAGGGCCGCGTCGGCATCTATCAGGTCATGCCCATCTCGGAAGAAATCGAGCGCATCATCCTTGCGCACGGCACTGCACTGGAAATCGAGGAACAGGCGCGGCGCGACGGTGTGAGAACGCTGCGCGAGGCCGGTCTGGTCAAGGTCAAGCAAGGCCTGACGAGCCTTGAAGAAGTACTGAGCTGCACCAACGAATAA